One stretch of Bacteroidota bacterium DNA includes these proteins:
- a CDS encoding ATP-binding protein, protein MLLLKQYPGTFFSPAVQPLKVFKLSTTAMKYTRLLVYRLLAGIFVIMVIGVGVLTFALVEIQTDRLTKISIATAQRVSDIVKRSTQYSMLLNRREDIYHIINTIASEPGMESIRIYNKKGEISFSTIEKEVNTTVDMNAEACVACHLSGKSDIVSPANVELVRTFRSTLGHNVIGVITPIKNQRSCYEADCHVHRKSQTILGVLDVMIPLTETEQNLADLKIVQYGGGLALLSVVTVFCGLFLWRMVNIPVHRLTEGTIAVMNGDLDHSIDVQTKDEIGFLTKSFNHMTRKLKQTQDELQLLNQTLEERVQKKTEELRRAQANLIQVEKMVSLGTLAATVAHELNNPLEGILTYAKLIRKRVSVPGLTEEQINEIMSELTMIADETARCGNIVKNLLLFSRRKVGEFKENNICALVEQSIKLIEHHLKMNNIELKKTFGENIPHVMCDGEQIQQALLALEINAVEAMQNEGTLTIDVLQHNDADVRLILTDSGIGIQPEDLPHIFEPFFTTKREGKGTGLGLAVVYGIIERHNGKIEVTSEPNKGTAFTITLPIQRS, encoded by the coding sequence ATGTTGTTATTGAAGCAATATCCCGGTACCTTTTTTAGTCCCGCAGTACAACCATTGAAAGTGTTTAAACTTTCAACAACCGCTATGAAATATACACGCCTACTTGTGTATCGACTTCTCGCGGGAATTTTTGTGATCATGGTTATCGGGGTTGGAGTTCTTACATTTGCACTCGTAGAAATTCAGACCGACCGCCTCACAAAAATTTCCATCGCAACCGCACAACGTGTCAGTGATATCGTAAAACGGTCAACGCAGTACAGCATGTTGCTCAACCGCCGCGAAGATATATATCACATTATCAACACTATTGCTTCCGAACCCGGCATGGAATCGATCCGCATTTACAATAAAAAGGGGGAAATCTCTTTCTCAACCATTGAAAAAGAAGTAAACACAACCGTGGATATGAATGCGGAAGCGTGTGTTGCGTGTCATTTATCCGGAAAGAGCGATATCGTTTCCCCGGCAAATGTTGAACTGGTCCGAACGTTTCGGTCTACGCTCGGACACAATGTCATCGGTGTTATTACGCCTATTAAAAATCAAAGAAGTTGCTACGAAGCCGATTGCCATGTACATCGGAAATCGCAGACAATTCTCGGTGTGCTGGATGTGATGATCCCGCTAACCGAAACAGAACAGAATCTTGCCGATTTGAAAATAGTCCAATATGGCGGTGGACTTGCATTATTGTCGGTGGTAACTGTTTTTTGCGGATTGTTTTTATGGCGGATGGTCAATATTCCGGTTCATCGACTGACGGAAGGAACGATTGCTGTGATGAACGGAGATCTCGATCATTCCATTGATGTTCAAACAAAGGATGAGATCGGTTTTCTGACAAAGTCCTTCAATCACATGACGAGGAAATTAAAGCAGACGCAGGATGAGTTGCAGCTATTGAATCAAACATTGGAAGAACGGGTGCAGAAAAAAACAGAAGAACTCCGCCGTGCTCAAGCAAATCTTATTCAAGTGGAAAAAATGGTCTCTCTTGGCACGCTTGCTGCGACAGTTGCACACGAACTAAATAATCCGTTGGAAGGTATTCTGACCTATGCAAAACTGATTCGGAAACGAGTGAGCGTACCAGGCCTGACGGAGGAACAGATTAATGAGATCATGTCGGAATTGACAATGATCGCGGACGAAACCGCACGCTGCGGAAACATCGTGAAAAATCTGCTACTCTTTTCCAGAAGGAAAGTCGGTGAATTTAAAGAGAATAATATCTGTGCATTAGTAGAGCAGAGTATAAAACTGATCGAGCATCATTTGAAGATGAACAATATTGAGTTGAAGAAAACGTTCGGTGAAAATATTCCTCATGTGATGTGCGATGGAGAGCAAATACAACAAGCTCTATTAGCGTTGGAGATTAATGCCGTTGAAGCAATGCAGAACGAAGGAACGCTTACGATTGACGTGCTGCAACACAATGATGCTGATGTTCGATTAATTCTTACGGATTCCGGAATAGGCATTCAGCCGGAAGATTTGCCCCATATTTTTGAACCGTTTTTTACAACCAAAAGAGAAGGAAAAGGAACCGGTCTGGGTCTTGCCGTTGTGTACGGGATTATCGAACGTCATAATGGAAAAATTGAAGTAACATCAGAACCAAATAAGGGAACGGCGTTTACCATCACACTTCCGATACAACGTAGTTAA
- the hybB gene encoding Ni/Fe-hydrogenase cytochrome b subunit produces the protein MKKFLSTFGFWKVTAAAIMLAGVYSTYVRFFQGLGAATNLSDQFPWGIWIGFDVLCGVGLAAGGFTLAAIVYIFNIKRFEPIIRPTILTAFLGYVLVIVGLMFDLGRPLQIWHAIIMWNPRSVMFEVAWCVMLYTTVLGLEFSPVILEKFNMTRTIKMVKRISIPLIIIGVLLSTLHQSSLGSLYLIVPEKMYPLWYSAYMPVFFYASAIAAGCAMIIFESFLSSRAFKRGLELNLLTEISRVCVVMLGVYATMKFVDLADRKMLSLLTEPRVETYMYWLEMSVGVIVPFAMFTQRKIRQSANGLFIGAVMVVVGFIMNRMNIAITGMEGWSGASYIPSWTEFTITMMIVTTGFIAFYFIAKYFPVFTHEEHHEEKENTHAAIEWKRDIEAVSRMAGDSMRRVEIRN, from the coding sequence ATGAAAAAATTTCTCTCAACATTCGGATTTTGGAAAGTCACGGCTGCCGCCATTATGCTTGCCGGAGTGTATTCAACATATGTTCGTTTCTTTCAAGGACTCGGAGCGGCGACAAATTTAAGTGACCAGTTTCCGTGGGGCATTTGGATCGGATTCGACGTTCTGTGTGGTGTTGGCCTTGCTGCTGGTGGATTCACACTAGCGGCGATCGTCTATATCTTTAACATTAAACGTTTTGAACCGATCATTCGTCCGACGATTTTAACAGCATTTCTGGGTTATGTTCTTGTCATTGTTGGCTTAATGTTCGACCTGGGACGTCCGCTGCAGATCTGGCACGCCATCATTATGTGGAATCCCCGTTCGGTAATGTTTGAAGTAGCATGGTGCGTTATGTTATATACAACTGTTCTAGGCCTGGAATTTTCTCCGGTAATTCTGGAAAAATTCAATATGACGCGAACCATCAAAATGGTGAAAAGAATCAGCATTCCATTGATTATTATCGGAGTGTTACTCTCCACGTTGCATCAATCTTCGCTCGGTTCGCTCTATCTTATCGTTCCGGAAAAGATGTATCCTCTTTGGTATTCGGCCTATATGCCCGTCTTTTTTTATGCGTCGGCAATCGCCGCCGGATGTGCTATGATTATCTTTGAATCGTTCTTAAGCAGCCGCGCGTTTAAGCGTGGATTAGAATTGAATCTGTTGACGGAAATATCTCGTGTCTGCGTTGTGATGCTCGGTGTCTATGCAACCATGAAATTTGTTGACCTTGCAGACAGGAAAATGCTTTCGTTGCTGACAGAACCGCGAGTGGAAACATATATGTATTGGCTGGAAATGAGCGTTGGAGTCATTGTCCCGTTTGCGATGTTTACACAGCGCAAGATTCGACAGAGTGCCAATGGATTGTTCATCGGTGCCGTTATGGTAGTTGTCGGATTCATTATGAACAGAATGAATATCGCCATCACTGGAATGGAAGGTTGGTCCGGTGCATCATATATACCGTCGTGGACAGAATTTACCATTACGATGATGATTGTTACGACCGGATTCATCGCATTTTACTTCATCGCAAAATATTTTCCTGTCTTTACACATGAAGAGCATCACGAAGAAAAAGAAAACACTCATGCGGCCATTGAATGGAAACGCGACATTGAAGCAGTATCACGAATGGCAGGAGATTCGATGCGTCGAGTGGAAATTCGCAACTAA
- a CDS encoding 4Fe-4S dicluster domain-containing protein — MSKKKALLIDLTLCVGCNACQAACKEANHMPADEEKTLSPTAYTALNEYDGVFVRRMCQHCDDPTCASVCPVGAFTKMPEGPVVYDVDKCIGCRYCMQACPFQVPRYEWSSTYPRIQKCVMCHERLAKGLPTACSEACPTGATKFGDRDELLKEAYERMNAEPEKYVQKIYGEKEVGGTSVLYLSSVPFENLGFRTSLQTTPLPQLTWNALSKIPGVVSVGGAMLFGIWWITNRREEVKEYEQKMRDINHSTNGKK, encoded by the coding sequence ATGTCTAAGAAAAAAGCACTGTTGATCGATCTCACCCTTTGCGTAGGATGTAACGCCTGCCAGGCAGCATGCAAGGAAGCGAACCATATGCCGGCGGATGAGGAAAAAACTCTTTCGCCGACTGCGTACACGGCACTGAATGAATATGACGGCGTGTTTGTCCGCCGAATGTGTCAGCATTGCGATGACCCGACCTGCGCGTCGGTTTGTCCCGTTGGCGCATTCACAAAAATGCCGGAAGGTCCGGTTGTTTATGATGTTGATAAATGTATCGGCTGCCGATACTGCATGCAGGCGTGCCCGTTTCAGGTTCCGCGGTACGAATGGTCCAGCACATATCCGCGTATACAAAAATGCGTGATGTGCCACGAGCGTCTTGCCAAAGGACTGCCGACCGCATGTTCGGAAGCATGTCCCACTGGTGCAACAAAATTTGGCGACAGAGATGAGTTGTTAAAAGAAGCATACGAACGAATGAATGCTGAACCGGAAAAATATGTGCAGAAAATTTATGGCGAGAAAGAAGTCGGCGGAACATCGGTGCTGTATCTCTCTTCCGTGCCGTTTGAAAATCTTGGATTCCGTACATCACTGCAGACGACGCCGTTGCCGCAGTTGACGTGGAATGCTCTTTCCAAGATTCCCGGTGTCGTCTCCGTTGGCGGTGCGATGTTGTTTGGTATCTGGTGGATCACCAATCGACGCGAAGAAGTGAAAGAATACGAACAAAAGATGCGAGACATAAATCATTCTACCAACGGAAAGAAATAG
- a CDS encoding glycine cleavage system protein H has product MTVLLFISTIVVFLTIDYFVRRNKAAVAVAPQFAPKQIPMRIPAGIFFTKSHTWLSLFPSGKVQLGIDDFLARMFSSPSITMLKNNLDHVSKGEPILRVSEGKNEVIVRSPIDGTVDNTNAALVKKPSLLSEALFSEGWAYTIMPTSTNDLRQFYLGDDTRVWLREEMGRLRDFFAHLTTPVPAFMQDGGLPANGIMDNLNPDQCKKFENEFLTIE; this is encoded by the coding sequence ATGACCGTACTATTATTCATATCGACTATCGTGGTCTTCTTGACCATAGATTACTTTGTGAGACGCAATAAAGCTGCTGTAGCAGTTGCGCCGCAATTTGCACCAAAACAGATTCCCATGCGCATTCCGGCGGGAATCTTTTTCACAAAATCCCATACATGGCTGAGCTTGTTCCCCTCAGGAAAAGTTCAGTTGGGTATTGATGATTTCCTTGCACGCATGTTTTCTTCTCCGTCCATTACCATGCTGAAAAATAATTTAGACCATGTCAGCAAAGGTGAACCGATCCTTCGTGTTTCCGAAGGGAAGAATGAGGTGATCGTTCGTTCGCCGATTGATGGAACAGTGGATAATACCAATGCAGCGTTGGTAAAAAAACCGTCGCTTCTCAGCGAAGCATTATTCAGCGAAGGTTGGGCTTATACTATCATGCCAACAAGCACAAACGATCTCAGACAATTCTATCTCGGCGATGACACCCGGGTTTGGCTGAGAGAAGAGATGGGCAGACTCCGCGATTTCTTCGCACATCTTACCACACCGGTTCCCGCATTCATGCAAGACGGTGGTCTTCCGGCAAATGGTATTATGGATAACCTTAACCCTGATCAATGCAAGAAATTCGAAAACGAATTCTTGACCATTGAGTAA
- a CDS encoding T9SS type A sorting domain-containing protein has translation MNNKKILMSVALAACLMFLVSTASAQFTQVWKIDSTSWPIQGFNTNNMRGAALNSSNGHYLVGRKDLPRIYVFNATNGTLLDSLNMTGVTGGGGSVLQDIEVTSDGVVYASNLVGTPIGAADTTFKIYRWANDNSATVPTVAFSGRPLDKNGRFGDAFDVAGTGTGTVIYVGGNNTGTDSVLVFTTTDGTTFTNSSIIKITGNDAGMGIAQLTAGGDFLTSRYSSGNPIRLYSGTGAGRLDAVPTTVTPAFQADITYLVAAGRKWVASVESLATAGHGHKAVLLNVTYGLSGAIKVGTTPVIGSVTNTSSIGGDVELQYNTADSTMTIFLMVDNNGIAAYKTGNLLLANLKPFAGNIRRTQYIPIAGQNDTVLVDAQDDSFIPKDSVRMNYTVDGATPVVVVMSRVTGDSVKGTYQGVIPGSVHTNGKRIAYSIIVSDNLGVVSTSGTSGYFAGLTSLSLNGPRAVDTNGVLLYDGYGIRISGVCIQEDSITAQDRLDAVIQDKDGGVNIFRFGTVLNNFARGRGYTVEGELDHFRGKIELIVPGGGTNFVYSDNGPAVLPKPRLVTVGDLLWGKKGEEVENMLIMIQHVVPTPGSIAWPPAGASGSALNMMVTDNGKDSTTMRLAQWGDLPGLNPKAPYTVIGVAGQYNAASTSPFTNGYQVIPLDKSHVISEVMVHVKDTTRAPIESEVDIPVMVPNITGWGITGFNFDILVDSTALQFISASNTGSISAGYSFTSNVFNKGSMRVVGSGAVALKDSGALFTLRFKVLKMGASMLTVNGMFNEGTPVAAVRSGVVVGTYPMELEPNDAMNTATKLPPDGIITGMLSSATGDPDYFVFTSQVGHLLADVTDAAGSTDADVYLYDSTGKLLYNVDRNLNDRLEFNLPYTGKYFVKVSGFLDGTTYATGPYQLFVRNGQGTDANEPNDGPLFGFMNVATPITFNMTDTTNSLNPGVGLPGNDYDYFQLIAAPKQTISALVQMKTFKSSTTLNNVQARIYRKGAFGTALVTASKTDGSDITIAHAVAVADTYYIRIVNVTGAEGGKDARYKLTVSPPTGVFGYIEGLPLTFALDQNFPNPFNPTTTIRFALPTDASTKLVVYDMLGREVSTLVNNNMNAGYHQVSWNGRNNNGLAVASGMYIYRIEAGSFISIKKMMLLK, from the coding sequence ATGAACAATAAAAAAATATTAATGAGTGTGGCCTTGGCAGCCTGTTTGATGTTTCTGGTCAGCACCGCGTCTGCGCAATTTACCCAAGTATGGAAAATCGATTCCACCAGTTGGCCTATTCAAGGTTTTAATACAAACAATATGCGTGGTGCTGCATTAAACAGCTCGAACGGACATTATCTGGTCGGACGGAAAGATTTACCTCGAATTTATGTCTTTAATGCTACAAATGGTACATTGCTCGATTCACTCAATATGACAGGAGTTACCGGAGGTGGAGGAAGTGTCCTTCAAGACATCGAAGTAACATCCGACGGTGTTGTATATGCATCCAATCTCGTCGGTACACCGATTGGAGCTGCCGATACGACTTTTAAAATATATCGCTGGGCGAATGACAACAGTGCAACAGTACCGACGGTTGCTTTTTCAGGAAGACCATTGGATAAAAACGGTCGGTTTGGTGATGCCTTTGATGTTGCTGGTACAGGAACAGGAACAGTAATTTATGTCGGTGGAAACAATACTGGAACGGATTCTGTGTTGGTCTTTACCACAACGGATGGTACAACATTTACAAATTCCAGCATTATCAAAATTACCGGAAATGATGCAGGCATGGGTATTGCGCAATTAACCGCTGGCGGAGATTTTCTCACGTCAAGATATAGTTCAGGAAATCCTATTCGTCTCTACAGCGGCACCGGTGCAGGTCGTTTAGATGCTGTTCCAACGACAGTAACCCCCGCATTTCAAGCAGATATTACATACCTCGTAGCGGCTGGGAGAAAATGGGTTGCATCAGTGGAAAGCTTAGCCACTGCAGGACATGGGCATAAAGCTGTTCTATTAAATGTTACGTATGGACTGAGTGGAGCTATTAAGGTTGGTACAACTCCCGTAATTGGTAGTGTCACAAATACATCCTCTATTGGCGGTGATGTTGAGCTTCAATACAATACAGCTGATAGCACTATGACAATTTTCCTAATGGTTGATAATAACGGTATCGCTGCATATAAAACGGGAAATCTTTTGCTTGCGAATCTGAAACCATTTGCGGGAAATATCCGCAGAACACAATATATTCCGATAGCCGGCCAAAATGATACCGTCCTTGTGGATGCACAGGATGATTCGTTCATTCCAAAGGACAGCGTTCGGATGAACTACACTGTTGATGGAGCTACACCTGTTGTTGTTGTAATGTCACGGGTCACCGGCGATTCCGTCAAAGGAACGTATCAGGGGGTGATTCCCGGATCGGTACATACGAATGGCAAACGCATCGCGTACTCCATTATAGTTTCCGACAATCTTGGCGTTGTCTCAACGTCCGGCACAAGTGGCTATTTTGCTGGTTTAACATCGTTGAGTCTAAACGGACCCCGCGCTGTTGATACAAACGGTGTGCTTCTGTATGACGGCTATGGAATCCGTATCAGCGGCGTCTGTATTCAAGAAGACAGCATTACTGCACAGGATCGTTTAGACGCTGTTATTCAGGATAAAGATGGAGGCGTTAATATATTCAGATTTGGTACAGTGCTTAACAATTTTGCACGAGGACGTGGTTATACGGTTGAAGGAGAGTTGGATCATTTCCGTGGTAAGATTGAATTGATTGTCCCGGGAGGTGGAACCAATTTTGTCTACAGTGACAATGGACCTGCAGTTCTTCCCAAACCGCGTCTTGTCACTGTTGGAGATCTTCTGTGGGGTAAAAAAGGTGAAGAAGTAGAGAATATGCTTATCATGATTCAACACGTTGTTCCAACACCGGGTTCTATTGCTTGGCCTCCGGCTGGCGCAAGCGGCAGTGCGTTGAATATGATGGTAACGGATAATGGTAAAGATTCTACTACGATGCGTCTTGCTCAGTGGGGTGATTTACCAGGACTCAATCCGAAAGCTCCGTATACAGTGATAGGTGTCGCAGGACAATACAATGCAGCATCTACATCTCCGTTTACGAACGGATACCAAGTAATCCCGCTTGATAAAAGCCATGTAATTTCCGAAGTAATGGTTCATGTAAAAGATACGACGCGAGCTCCGATCGAATCAGAAGTGGATATTCCTGTGATGGTTCCCAATATCACCGGATGGGGAATTACAGGATTCAATTTTGATATTCTTGTTGACTCAACAGCCCTGCAATTTATCAGTGCTTCCAATACTGGATCCATCAGTGCTGGGTATTCGTTTACATCAAATGTATTTAACAAAGGATCAATGAGAGTTGTCGGATCTGGAGCAGTTGCGTTGAAAGATTCCGGCGCACTCTTTACGCTTCGGTTTAAAGTTCTCAAAATGGGAGCATCAATGTTGACGGTAAACGGTATGTTCAATGAAGGTACTCCTGTAGCAGCAGTACGAAGCGGTGTTGTTGTTGGAACGTATCCGATGGAATTAGAACCAAACGATGCAATGAACACTGCAACAAAACTGCCGCCGGATGGAATTATTACCGGTATGCTTTCAAGTGCAACAGGTGATCCGGACTACTTCGTTTTCACTTCACAGGTAGGTCACCTTCTTGCAGATGTGACGGATGCCGCCGGGTCAACGGATGCCGATGTTTATCTGTATGATAGCACGGGAAAATTACTTTACAACGTCGACCGAAATCTCAACGATCGATTAGAATTTAATTTACCGTATACCGGAAAATATTTCGTTAAAGTCAGCGGATTCTTGGATGGCACAACCTATGCGACAGGTCCGTATCAATTGTTTGTCCGCAACGGACAAGGAACAGATGCAAATGAACCGAATGATGGACCGTTGTTCGGATTTATGAATGTTGCCACTCCAATTACATTTAACATGACCGATACAACCAATTCGCTTAATCCGGGTGTTGGGCTTCCGGGTAACGATTATGATTATTTCCAATTGATCGCTGCACCGAAGCAAACCATTTCGGCTCTTGTTCAAATGAAAACTTTTAAATCCTCTACAACATTAAATAACGTACAAGCTCGCATCTATCGTAAAGGAGCTTTTGGAACAGCGTTGGTTACTGCAAGTAAGACCGATGGAAGCGATATAACCATTGCCCATGCTGTTGCGGTTGCCGATACATATTATATCCGCATCGTCAATGTCACTGGAGCTGAAGGGGGCAAGGATGCCCGGTATAAACTAACAGTATCTCCTCCAACAGGAGTGTTTGGTTATATCGAAGGTCTGCCATTAACTTTTGCGTTGGATCAGAATTTTCCAAATCCTTTCAATCCGACAACAACAATTCGGTTTGCATTACCGACCGACGCTTCAACAAAATTGGTTGTGTATGATATGTTAGGAAGGGAAGTGAGTACGTTAGTGAACAACAACATGAATGCCGGTTACCATCAAGTATCATGGAACGGTAGAAACAATAATGGATTAGCGGTTGCATCCGGTATGTATATTTACCGAATAGAAGCTGGCTCATTTATTTCCATTAAGAAAATGATGCTTCTGAAATAA
- a CDS encoding FlgD immunoglobulin-like domain containing protein, which produces MKQILLKTLVVMIVLLVGAGNALYAGTYASGIRITNPDSTIAFDGSFHDGTNARIWFTLNGHADTVLVRIKSGNTVVRAFPPLLNDTARTYSIAWDGKNDQGNIVLTGRYMLEVFTSDTGNSSSTWAKAWQNKVRSGLSSRDIEVVNVPGHPWFGNLILSEASSPYSRLIVASAAGDSLTSFGTDAYISSSDPWYLTTSQNGNLYASNNSRRNIFVFQNGLLVQTLKDTAGFDFPRGIAALGGGSPTLLIATGNRLVRRSPAGVVDTVFQTAGAGYVRDVVVDDSGYVYFSYGGSSTTYTNVSRGRLTVDTMFVLDTLVLPARVTHMNVFRGTNFTSNADDIIYARVRDASGGVFKLDFAAKTSTKLFLPDGSTATDNIAIATDYLGNIYYANASNEWVRMYVPPSSVPTKLVSSLPVSVSHYGTKIIDAFDKTAGHFNVAPNYSGSTAGIDASSTAAWTPMYSASGNGGSVEVRLVDNPALTTDLSCRFLSGVGAPTSNDSLAPFGWVGYWMKTNTAPPGAMVAIGIDDPSDPATKRSVMLPVISDGEWHLYQWNIEDISQWTPWVVTSGLSKIKGPRASIDAVWFFAPNGSQPWVLNLDNVSYNPYGRIGEEVGRGDVTGNGFVSVLDASWVLQHAVATRTLDAKQIFVSDVNLSHEGTATDAVDASVMLAHVVGKIPFLPWKQALPPMTNVNENEAAPISLIIASAKGNSGRIVTIPISVPQELAGLRSAEMKIEFNSSQLKVLSISTVTLTKDFALASNVEKGSVSIAMASGEAILHGGQILTIEAEVLQTSENINFTVRNILLNDIQISKVTSVGGGQIKIPDNYALFQNYPNPFNPSTTIEYQLPNNGFVDLKIYDITGREIFTLVSDLQDAGTHRIMWNATDHNGVRVASGVYFYRIIAGNFTQIKKMVLLK; this is translated from the coding sequence ATGAAACAAATTTTACTAAAAACTCTAGTCGTAATGATTGTGCTACTGGTTGGAGCGGGAAATGCGTTATATGCCGGTACGTATGCTTCAGGAATACGCATTACAAATCCTGATTCCACGATTGCTTTTGATGGTTCATTTCATGACGGAACGAATGCGCGTATCTGGTTTACATTGAACGGTCATGCCGATACTGTACTTGTGAGAATCAAATCGGGGAACACGGTCGTTCGTGCTTTTCCTCCTTTACTGAACGACACAGCAAGAACATACAGTATCGCGTGGGACGGTAAAAATGACCAGGGTAATATTGTATTAACGGGAAGATACATGCTTGAAGTATTTACATCTGATACGGGGAATTCTTCATCCACTTGGGCCAAAGCGTGGCAAAACAAAGTCCGTTCGGGACTTTCAAGTAGAGATATTGAAGTGGTAAACGTCCCCGGGCATCCATGGTTTGGCAATCTTATCCTGTCTGAAGCATCCTCTCCGTATTCGCGACTGATCGTTGCAAGCGCGGCCGGTGATAGTCTTACATCATTCGGAACTGATGCATATATATCAAGTTCAGATCCGTGGTATTTAACCACTTCTCAGAACGGAAATCTGTATGCGTCGAACAACAGCAGAAGAAATATTTTTGTCTTTCAAAACGGATTGCTTGTGCAAACCTTAAAAGACACCGCTGGCTTTGATTTTCCACGTGGAATTGCTGCTCTAGGGGGAGGAAGTCCAACGTTATTAATAGCGACGGGGAATCGACTGGTACGAAGATCACCGGCTGGTGTTGTTGATACGGTATTTCAAACAGCGGGAGCTGGATATGTCCGGGATGTGGTGGTTGATGATTCCGGATACGTGTATTTTTCATACGGCGGATCATCGACAACATATACGAATGTCAGCAGAGGCCGCTTAACTGTCGATACGATGTTTGTGCTAGATACACTCGTATTGCCGGCACGGGTAACGCATATGAATGTCTTCCGCGGTACAAATTTTACGTCAAACGCAGATGATATTATATATGCGCGCGTTCGTGACGCAAGCGGCGGCGTATTTAAACTTGATTTTGCTGCGAAAACTTCAACAAAGCTTTTCTTGCCTGATGGCTCTACAGCGACGGACAATATTGCTATTGCAACCGACTACTTGGGAAATATTTACTATGCAAATGCGAGCAACGAGTGGGTAAGGATGTACGTTCCGCCCTCAAGTGTTCCGACCAAATTAGTTTCCAGCTTGCCCGTTAGTGTCAGTCACTATGGAACAAAAATCATAGACGCTTTTGATAAAACGGCAGGACACTTTAATGTAGCACCAAATTACTCAGGTTCAACTGCTGGTATCGATGCATCGTCGACCGCGGCGTGGACACCGATGTATTCGGCCTCCGGGAACGGCGGTTCAGTTGAAGTACGCCTTGTGGATAATCCCGCACTCACTACAGATTTAAGCTGCCGATTTCTTTCCGGCGTAGGTGCACCCACAAGCAACGACAGCCTTGCTCCATTCGGTTGGGTAGGCTACTGGATGAAAACAAATACCGCACCGCCTGGCGCAATGGTAGCTATTGGAATTGATGATCCATCAGATCCGGCAACCAAACGTTCGGTGATGCTTCCCGTCATTAGCGATGGTGAATGGCATCTCTATCAATGGAACATCGAAGATATTTCACAATGGACACCGTGGGTTGTAACGTCAGGTTTATCAAAGATCAAAGGTCCCCGCGCATCCATTGACGCAGTATGGTTTTTTGCTCCTAATGGTTCGCAACCGTGGGTACTGAATTTAGATAATGTATCATATAATCCCTATGGGAGAATTGGTGAAGAAGTCGGCCGCGGAGACGTTACCGGAAACGGTTTCGTATCGGTGTTGGATGCTTCTTGGGTTTTGCAGCATGCTGTTGCAACACGAACATTGGATGCAAAGCAGATTTTTGTATCAGACGTTAATTTGTCTCACGAAGGAACAGCAACCGATGCTGTAGATGCAAGCGTCATGCTTGCTCATGTTGTCGGTAAAATTCCGTTCCTTCCGTGGAAACAGGCTTTACCGCCAATGACCAATGTGAATGAAAACGAAGCAGCACCTATTTCACTCATTATTGCTTCTGCAAAAGGAAATTCCGGCAGGATAGTGACCATTCCAATTTCTGTTCCGCAGGAACTTGCAGGATTACGTTCAGCGGAAATGAAAATTGAATTCAATTCGTCACAGCTAAAAGTCCTAAGTATTTCTACGGTGACACTTACGAAAGATTTTGCGCTGGCATCGAATGTTGAAAAGGGTTCTGTCTCAATTGCTATGGCCAGCGGAGAAGCGATACTTCATGGCGGTCAAATATTGACGATTGAAGCGGAAGTGCTTCAGACATCAGAAAATATTAATTTCACCGTAAGGAATATTTTGCTGAACGATATTCAAATTTCGAAAGTAACAAGTGTGGGAGGCGGACAAATAAAAATTCCTGATAACTATGCTCTGTTCCAGAACTATCCGAATCCGTTTAATCCTTCAACAACAATTGAATATCAATTGCCGAACAATGGATTTGTCGATCTAAAGATATACGATATTACAGGCCGTGAAATTTTCACGCTGGTGTCCGATCTGCAGGATGCAGGAACGCATCGCATCATGTGGAATGCAACGGATCATAACGGTGTGAGAGTAGCTTCAGGAGTGTATTTCTATCGCATTATCGCAGGCAATTTCACGCAGATTAAGAAAATGGTGTTGTTAAAATAG